Below is a window of Candidatus Poribacteria bacterium DNA.
ACGAGAGGTGTCGGGTCCTTTTGATGATGGCGACAATAGGGCAAGAGGTACACTCCACGCCTACGATTTCAAGGAGCAGAAAAAGGAGACACTCGTTTCGGGTATTGACGATTTCCAAATCTCGCGCGACGGAAAAACACTTGTGTATTCCAGTGGGAGTCGATTGCGTGTTATCAAAGCTGGCAAGAAAGCAGAAGGCGACTCGAAATCTGGGAGTAGAGGCAGTCCGAGTCGCCAGAACGGATGGATTGATCTCAACCGTATCAAAGCCTCCGTCGTCCCCACAGCCGAGTGGCATCAGATGTATCGAGAGGCGTGGCGGCTTCAACGGGATTACTTCTGGACGGAGGATATGTCAGGCGTGGATTGGGAACAGGTCTATCAACGCTACCTCCCGCTACTTGACCGGATTGCCACGCGCGGCGAATTTTCTGACCTTATGTGGGAGATGCAGGGTGAACTCGGCACCTCACACGCCTATGAATTTGGCGGCGATTATCGCAGTTCACCGAATTACGCACAAGGATTTCTCGGTGCTGACTTCGTTTATGATGCTGAGAACGGCGGATACCGGATTACGCACATTCCGCAAGGCGATGCATGGGAGGCAGCAAAAGATTCAGCACTGAATGCCCCGGGGATTAACGTCGGCAAAGGGGATATCCTGCTTGCTATCGGTGGACAAAGCGTCAGTGAAACCGTCTCACCCGGTGAACTCCTTGTGAACCTTGCAAACCAGGAGGTACAAGCCACCTTCCAAAACGCAGAAGACAGCGAAAAACGGTCTGTCACGCTCAAAGTCCTACGGAGCGAAAGGGAGTTACGGTATCGCGAGTGGGTCTCCCGGAATCGGCAGTACGTCCACGAAAAAACGGACGGCAAAGTCGGATATGTCCATATTCCCGACATGTCGCGACGCGGGTATGCGGAATTTCACCGCGGCTATCTCGCCGAAGTGAGTTATCCCGGCTTACTTGTTGATGTGCGTTATAATGGCGGAGGGCATGTTTCGCAGCTCCTGTTAGAGAAGTTATCCCGTCGACGGATTGGATATGACATTCCGCGTTGGGGAGCACCGCACCCCTATCCAGATGCGTCAGTCCTCGGTCCGATGGTAGCCGTCACCAACGAAAACGCAGGCTCTGACGGCGACATCTTCTCACACTGTTTCAAGCTCATGGAGTTAGGACTGCTGATCGGAAAACGAACGTGGGGTGGCGTTATCGGTATCTCGCCGCATCAGATGTTTGTGGATAGAGGCGGAACAACGCAACCCGAGTATTCGTTCTGGTTCGTTGATGTCGGTTGGAGCGTTGAGAACTACGGCACCGACCCCGATATCGAGGTAGACTATCGTCCACAGGACTACACCACCGAAGCCGATCCACAGCTCGATAGGGCAATAGAGGAACTCCTCCGACAGATGGAAGAGAACCCACCCGAAGTCCCAGATTTCGGCGACCGGCCCCGTTTAACATTGCCAACGCTGCCGAAAGCGTGATAAGATGTATGAATGGCAATTTTCTGTAGGTGCGTTTTCCAAACACTAATCCACTTCCCTTACGTGATTGGAAAACGCGTTTATGCAGGCAATTGGGAGGTAAGTCGAAATGAATGTATTAGAGATGTCCGATTCTAAAATTTATAAACTCGGGATTGGGATACTTATAGAGCAATTCGGACTTGATGGAACAACACGGTTTCTCGGAATCTGTAAACCGCGCAAGAACGACATGAAAATGAACGTACAAACGCTTTCCCATTCTGAGATGGAAAAGATTCAGGAGGAGCTCTATAAGGCTTATAGAACACAACCGCTTGGACTTCATAGAAACCTCAATCAAATGTCCGACATGGATTTTTACGAGTTGGGGATTAAAGCTATTTCGGACCAGATGGGCCCCGTCGGAATGGCGCGCTTTATCAGAATACGCAGACCTGGTACCACTGATTATACTGCTGAACGCCATAAATGGCTTGATAAACTTGATAGGCACACAGCCCTTAAAGGGATTCGGCAGATTCAAGAAAAAAAATGCGTGGCAGCACGAACAGAAGACAACTCCGAGTCCGCATCGAAAATCCGCATACGTGGTTACAAAAGATGGATAGAAGTCAAAGGACAGCACACCAAGTATGAGCGGCATGCTGAGCCGGATTTCCTAATTGGTAGGCGCGGTTTTGCGGCGTACTCGACCCCGGTTCATGCCCTAAGGCATGAATACCGTTGATTCATGCGACGGGCATTCCCAACCGCGCCAGTTCTCCTTCCACAATCGATCGTGCCGCCGCTGGCGAGGTTTCCTAACCTCGCCTTTTACTACATCTTCTGGCAAGTATTCCGGTTTGTAGTAGGGCAATTCATTGCCCGTATTTCATATCTATAGATGCTTATCTCTTCTCCACCACTCTCCGTTAGAATAGGTAGGCGAGGTTTCCTAACCTCGTCGTCTCACCGTTCCAAACCCTCTCTTTGCTCCAGCGGAGCAGCATATCTATAGCATGAGTCGCCTTAAGACTTTATCACTGCCGCATATTCACCAAATAAATCCCAGCCGCCACCAGCACAGCACCCCCCAGCAAACTAATCGTCAGTTCATCCCCTAAAAACAAGTAGCTAAACAGCACTCCCGACAAAGGCGTTGCAAAGAACAGCACAACCAGTTTACTCGCACTATATCGCTCAAGTATAGATGTCCACGCCAAAAAACAGAAACCCGCGATAACACCCCCTTGATACAGGAGCGCAGCGGCACTTGAAAGTGTGAGCTGCATCGGTTCACCGCGTTCAAATAAGAAACTGATTACACCATAACACGGAAGACTCAAACTTAAATACCACACGAGAAGTCGGTACGGATGAATCGATTGGACGAGGAGTTTTGTCACGACAACGCGGAGCCCCAAGAAGCACCCACTGATGAGTACAAGGATATCGCCGAGAATACTCGTTTCACCATCACCGAGGTGCGGGGCGACTGTTACAAAAACACCACTGAAGGCAACGATAATCCCCAAGGTCTTTGGAATCGAAAGGCGTTCCGTCGGAATCCAGAGATGCGCAAATATTGCTGTAAAAAAGGGGTAGACGTTGATGAAGATGGTTGAGCGCGATGCTGTCGTGAAGAGCGTTCCTATGTTCAATGTGATAATTTGAAGTATGAAAATGGTCGTGAGTAGGATCAGTCGCGGCAGTTCACCGCGACGTAAACCAAGCGAGACACGTCTGAAGAGTGACCACCCTCCAATAATAACCAGTCCAATCACAAAACGGAAAAACGCCAGTGCCATGGGTGGGAAGTCTTGCAGCCCGACTTTGATTGATGGCGAATTCCCACCCCAAAGAAATGCGAGGAGCAAAGCGAGGGCGATAATCTTCCCCCGCGGCTCCTCACTAATCACTGCTGGTCTTGGCGATGTCCCGATAGTCTCTTTTTTATTCAAAGGAAGCTGATATCCTCAGTAGAGGTTCCCGTTCTTTTACAGTAGGAGGGGTTTGCAACCCCGATTTCATTAATCGTAAGCACCCGGACGGTGATTCCCCATTAAGCGTTGTTGACGTTCCGTTGCCAGTTCCAAAGTATTGTCGTTGAACTGAAACCGATTCAGGTAGGGCGGGAATTTCTGGGTTATCATCCGATTCGCGTAATGCACCTGTAGGAGATACCGAGTCTGATCGCTCCGATTCGCTGTCCCTCGGTGCCAAACCTCACTTCGGAAAAGCACGACATCACCACCATTACAGAGAATGCTTTTCTCTTGATTCCCTTTCCATTCCGTTTCGCCATCCGGTCGCCGTCCAGAAAGGTGGCTACCCGGCACGAACTTTGTTGGACCGAGGTCTTCGTAGAGATCGTCCAGATAGTAGTGTGCAGTTGTGATGAAAATCGGGACCTTGACGCGAGGGTCCTCTAAAATATCCGCTGGCAGTGGAATCGGCAACCAATCTGTGTGTAAACCTTGATCAGGACGCCCCGGACCTGTTACCCATGCTGTCATACCGATGACATGGCAGTCTTCGCCGT
It encodes the following:
- a CDS encoding DMT family transporter, giving the protein MNKKETIGTSPRPAVISEEPRGKIIALALLLAFLWGGNSPSIKVGLQDFPPMALAFFRFVIGLVIIGGWSLFRRVSLGLRRGELPRLILLTTIFILQIITLNIGTLFTTASRSTIFINVYPFFTAIFAHLWIPTERLSIPKTLGIIVAFSGVFVTVAPHLGDGETSILGDILVLISGCFLGLRVVVTKLLVQSIHPYRLLVWYLSLSLPCYGVISFLFERGEPMQLTLSSAAALLYQGGVIAGFCFLAWTSILERYSASKLVVLFFATPLSGVLFSYLFLGDELTISLLGGAVLVAAGIYLVNMRQ
- a CDS encoding phytanoyl-CoA dioxygenase family protein; translation: MSESLPLVAYPDLESQVTAMEEDGYAYLPTVIEGAQLAELRAAMDRLTAIPESFDRHGTPENGNGFLNKHINNAFNRDPVFLQYLDMSPVIELAEAVHGEDCHVIGMTAWVTGPGRPDQGLHTDWLPIPLPADILEDPRVKVPIFITTAHYYLDDLYEDLGPTKFVPGSHLSGRRPDGETEWKGNQEKSILCNGGDVVLFRSEVWHRGTANRSDQTRYLLQVHYANRMITQKFPPYLNRFQFNDNTLELATERQQRLMGNHRPGAYD